A window from Malacoplasma iowae encodes these proteins:
- a CDS encoding IspD/TarI family cytidylyltransferase has product MNIAIILAAGVGERINSSLPKQFLPLGDNKRVYHYSLNAFYINPNIDLIFFVTNSEYVEHIKAEIKDKYVDKKIIVCSGGTTRYDSLNNAIKVINDTIAYKVFDINIITHDAARPFVSQSLINNHIEKLEYFGVVNTIIPSIDSLLEMDINNNILSYPNRSKFYCVQTPQSFKLRSYNQLITNFYDQEINDVIKLFYLNNVVISNVIGEPRNFKITTEFDYQIAVKIVS; this is encoded by the coding sequence ATGAATATAGCAATTATTTTGGCTGCTGGTGTAGGAGAAAGAATTAATTCTTCTTTACCAAAACAATTTTTGCCTTTAGGTGATAACAAAAGAGTTTACCATTATAGTTTGAATGCATTTTATATAAATCCAAATATTGATTTAATTTTTTTTGTTACTAATAGTGAGTATGTAGAACATATAAAAGCTGAAATCAAAGATAAATATGTAGATAAAAAAATAATAGTTTGTTCAGGTGGAACAACAAGATATGATAGTTTAAATAATGCTATCAAGGTGATAAATGATACTATAGCTTACAAAGTGTTTGATATCAACATAATAACTCATGATGCAGCAAGACCTTTTGTAAGCCAATCATTAATTAACAACCATATAGAAAAACTTGAATATTTTGGTGTAGTTAACACTATAATTCCATCAATTGATTCTTTGTTAGAAATGGATATTAACAACAATATATTAAGCTATCCTAATAGAAGCAAATTTTATTGTGTTCAAACACCACAATCTTTTAAACTAAGATCTTATAATCAACTTATCACCAATTTTTATGATCAAGAAATAAATGATGTTATTAAATTATTTTATTTAAATAATGTTGTGATAAGTAATGTTATTGGAGAACCAAGAAATTTTAAAATAACAACAGAATTTGATTATCAAATAGCTGTAAAAATTGTTTCATAG
- a CDS encoding MPN551 family DNA-binding protein — protein MPFKAKYGVDFTIKNNRIHLSTDYLLANKKKFKKITGSRLASIINRNQYTSPTKMWAIMTNIYYEEMDETLSFVGNTIEPKVKKYVEEQLNISFKQYNPFEVKWDVFDDPVFGGIPDGEPVDNDGNFLYDKNFPMLEIKTTSIDSFVYKNENGVLKLQKDGDNIPIVKLKGGKLESWYNEKKEIEVPLEYKLQLSLYLYLRNISKGIFAIAFLEKEDYAKPDLFDPKTRKIELVELTLDSVAFGKIVEIARDWYNQHIVSGISPEIGDDDKFWLNDVKKLTTN, from the coding sequence ATGCCTTTTAAAGCTAAATATGGTGTAGATTTCACAATAAAAAATAATAGAATTCATCTTTCAACTGACTATCTTTTAGCAAACAAAAAAAAGTTTAAAAAGATAACAGGTAGTAGATTAGCTTCTATAATAAATAGAAATCAATATACTTCTCCTACAAAAATGTGAGCAATAATGACAAACATTTATTATGAAGAAATGGATGAAACTTTATCTTTTGTTGGTAATACTATTGAACCAAAAGTTAAAAAATATGTTGAAGAACAATTAAATATATCATTCAAACAATACAATCCGTTTGAAGTAAAATGAGATGTATTTGATGATCCTGTTTTTGGAGGAATTCCAGATGGAGAACCAGTAGATAATGATGGTAATTTTTTATATGACAAAAATTTTCCAATGCTTGAAATAAAAACAACTTCTATTGATTCTTTTGTATATAAAAATGAAAATGGAGTTTTAAAACTTCAAAAAGATGGAGACAACATTCCTATTGTTAAGTTAAAAGGTGGTAAACTTGAATCTTGATACAATGAAAAAAAAGAAATTGAAGTTCCATTAGAATATAAACTTCAATTATCTTTATATTTATATTTAAGAAATATTAGTAAAGGTATTTTTGCAATTGCTTTTTTAGAAAAAGAAGATTATGCTAAACCAGATTTATTTGACCCAAAAACAAGAAAAATTGAGTTGGTAGAATTAACTTTGGATAGTGTTGCTTTTGGAAAAATTGTAGAAATCGCAAGAGATTGATATAACCAACACATTGTTTCTGGTATTAGTCCAGAAATAGGTGATGATGATAAATTTTGATTAAATGATGTCAAAAAACTAACTACTAACTAA
- a CDS encoding ribulose-phosphate 3-epimerase: MKKIIEASILAFDRNYFKFKKTSKLMWNQKIKNIHYDVMDGNFVPNTAYNGERINLLKKIGFKISVHLMVCDVEKYVKKFVYKNIDYLTFHCEAVDKEKAVEIIKFIKGKNIKAGIAIKPETSIEDYIELIRMSDIITVMGVQPGFGGQKYIPETTNRLKELSKLKHEGCVIQLDGGVTTEIIKLTKEYVDSFVSGSFLVKTENKKEILDLVSS; the protein is encoded by the coding sequence ATGAAAAAAATAATAGAAGCATCAATTTTAGCTTTTGATAGAAATTATTTTAAATTTAAAAAAACTTCTAAACTTATGTGAAATCAAAAAATAAAAAATATCCATTATGATGTTATGGATGGTAACTTTGTACCAAACACAGCATATAATGGTGAAAGAATTAACTTGCTTAAAAAAATAGGATTTAAAATAAGTGTTCACTTAATGGTTTGTGATGTTGAAAAATATGTAAAAAAATTTGTTTATAAAAATATTGATTATTTAACATTTCATTGTGAAGCTGTTGATAAAGAAAAAGCTGTTGAAATAATTAAATTTATCAAAGGAAAAAATATAAAAGCTGGTATAGCAATAAAACCTGAAACTTCTATTGAAGATTACATAGAATTAATAAGAATGAGCGATATTATAACTGTTATGGGTGTACAACCTGGTTTTGGTGGTCAAAAATATATTCCTGAAACAACAAATAGATTAAAAGAACTTTCAAAATTAAAACACGAAGGATGTGTTATTCAACTTGATGGTGGTGTTACCACAGAAATAATAAAACTAACAAAAGAATATGTTGATTCTTTTGTTAGTGGAAGTTTTTTAGTTAAAACAGAAAACAAAAAAGAAATACTAGATTTAGTTAGTAGTTAG
- the thiI gene encoding tRNA uracil 4-sulfurtransferase ThiI yields the protein MKEIIYIKYGDLTLKGNNKNEFINQLIKNIKRSLIEYNVVIEKQIDCAKVFFNDVTQKQDIIKILSLTPGIMYVIEAYEEETDLDKITESIKKIIPQENTTFKIELKRKFDIGKDHLEIKRYVATKLLESCPNLKVDVHNPKICLWIELRKNKSLFYFNRIQGCNGLPIGLNGSCLSLISGGIDSPVASFMLQKKGLVVDYLTFITSEVTEKTINKIKNLINKVTLNGKIFKPKFYIVDFTKIQHELTHAKDEKYRITLMRRSFYRIANQLAKDLKYDSLCCGDSLGQVASQTIESMTTINSVVQDMIVFRPLLTYDKNDIIKIAREIGTYDISITDHEDICSLFAPKNPVTRPTIERAKTNETNLELLELLENSAIKNLRIIEE from the coding sequence ATGAAAGAAATTATATATATAAAATATGGTGATCTAACATTAAAGGGTAATAATAAAAATGAATTTATTAACCAATTAATTAAAAATATAAAAAGATCTCTTATTGAATATAATGTTGTAATTGAAAAACAAATAGATTGTGCAAAAGTGTTTTTCAATGATGTTACACAAAAACAAGACATTATTAAAATTCTTTCTTTAACACCTGGAATAATGTATGTTATTGAAGCGTATGAAGAAGAAACTGATTTGGATAAAATAACTGAGTCAATTAAAAAAATTATTCCTCAAGAAAACACCACTTTTAAGATTGAATTAAAAAGAAAATTTGATATTGGCAAAGATCATTTGGAAATAAAAAGATATGTTGCAACCAAATTATTAGAGAGTTGCCCAAACTTAAAAGTAGATGTTCATAATCCTAAAATATGTTTATGAATAGAATTAAGAAAAAACAAGTCATTATTCTATTTCAATAGAATTCAAGGATGTAATGGATTACCAATTGGATTAAATGGTTCTTGTTTGTCTCTTATATCTGGTGGTATTGATTCACCAGTGGCATCATTTATGCTTCAAAAAAAGGGATTGGTTGTAGATTACTTAACTTTTATAACTTCAGAGGTTACTGAGAAAACAATTAATAAAATTAAAAACTTGATAAATAAGGTAACTTTAAATGGTAAAATATTTAAACCCAAATTTTATATTGTGGATTTTACAAAGATACAACATGAATTAACTCATGCTAAAGATGAAAAATACAGAATAACACTAATGAGGAGAAGTTTTTATAGAATAGCAAACCAACTAGCTAAAGACTTAAAATATGACTCTTTATGTTGTGGTGATTCATTAGGACAAGTTGCCTCGCAAACCATTGAAAGTATGACAACAATTAATTCAGTTGTTCAAGATATGATAGTTTTTAGACCACTTTTAACTTATGATAAAAACGATATTATTAAAATTGCAAGAGAGATTGGGACCTATGATATTTCTATTACAGACCATGAAGACATTTGTTCTTTATTTGCACCAAAAAACCCTGTAACAAGACCTACAATAGAACGTGCAAAAACAAATGAAACAAATCTAGAACTATTAGAATTATTAGAAAATAGTGCTATAAAAAATTTGCGGATTATTGAGGAGTAG
- a CDS encoding DHH family phosphoesterase — protein MKSILDAILSKIDIYDNISLFFHERPDFDALGSCFALKEFINSNFKNKKVKIIGLDTLPEIYGSTLFKFDKKENAASDEFLASSLGIISDTANASRVYSRRNTICKETIRVDHHPQVETIADYEWIDPMMPAACEMWATLFFESKLKLTSDCAKYLYAGIITDTGRFLHTNTLPSTYEITGKLLSTGFSRSDVHDAVYLREKSQILFTNYLMKRAKIEDGVAYFVIPKGAHNKFHIFPQLSMVHLLSDIKDVYIWTTVYFDEQTKSWKGSIRSRDIQINHIANELGGGGHKFAAGFTLDSEREFYKVVNRLKQYLNDLKLVN, from the coding sequence ATGAAAAGTATTCTTGACGCCATTCTTAGTAAAATAGATATTTATGATAATATATCCTTATTTTTTCATGAAAGACCAGACTTTGATGCTTTAGGGTCTTGTTTTGCTTTAAAAGAATTCATAAATAGTAATTTTAAAAATAAAAAAGTCAAAATTATTGGTCTTGATACTTTGCCTGAAATATATGGTTCTACTCTATTTAAATTTGATAAAAAAGAAAATGCTGCTTCAGATGAATTTCTAGCATCTTCATTAGGTATTATTTCAGACACTGCTAATGCTTCTAGAGTTTATTCTAGAAGAAATACAATATGTAAAGAAACTATAAGGGTTGATCATCATCCTCAAGTTGAAACAATAGCAGATTATGAATGAATTGACCCAATGATGCCAGCAGCTTGTGAAATGTGAGCCACTTTGTTTTTTGAAAGTAAACTTAAATTAACTTCTGACTGTGCTAAATATTTATATGCTGGAATTATTACAGATACTGGTAGATTTTTACACACTAATACACTTCCATCAACATATGAAATAACAGGCAAACTTCTTTCGACAGGATTTAGTAGAAGTGATGTTCATGATGCAGTTTATCTTAGAGAAAAATCTCAAATTTTATTTACAAATTATTTAATGAAAAGAGCCAAGATTGAAGATGGTGTTGCTTACTTTGTTATTCCTAAAGGAGCACATAATAAATTTCATATTTTTCCTCAATTATCAATGGTTCACTTACTAAGTGATATTAAAGATGTTTATATTTGAACAACTGTATATTTTGATGAACAAACAAAAAGTTGAAAAGGTTCTATTAGAAGTAGGGATATTCAAATTAATCATATTGCTAATGAACTTGGTGGTGGCGGACACAAATTTGCAGCAGGTTTTACTTTGGATAGCGAAAGAGAATTTTATAAAGTTGTTAATAGATTAAAGCAATATTTAAATGATTTAAAGTTAGTTAATTAA
- the dnaE gene encoding DNA polymerase III subunit alpha: MKDNFIVPNLNTYSSYSLLSSTVNFQNIIDFDIKNNIEYASITDINLYGAFEFYKLTKKNNLKPIIGLDVSYKNFNFLVYAKNFDGFKNLIKISSFILTEKEFDIETLLDENVFLVNKVNSNFATKKTKVYSQDQSLDNRIAINEVRLNDKNDLKTLKVIGAVKDNKTIDDIDLNEVSNQTLHFLKPSDFIKKYDSVAIANLTSEIESINLIIDTKHDNLIEFKNSFNLSSKAYMNKLCEDGLNEKILAGFINQNQKDIYVKRMNYELEIIDRMGFNDYFLVIQDFIKEARNKRILVGPGRGSAAGSLVAYLLGITSIDSIKYDLVFERFLNPGRLSMPDIDIDIMDTRRQEIIEYIFEKYGYDHVAHISTFQRLKAKMAIRDVGRVLKIPLPTINKISKEFPNDLEENFLDYVDSNQTLKLEKNNNPLLFEIANKIIGFPRQIGIHAAGIVLSKNKLVETIPIQLGVNKEIVTQYSMEYLEELGLIKMDLLGLTNLTTISNILTLINMRYKLEIDLYKINLDDQKVFNDISLGNTLGIFQLESPGMRSLIKQMKPKCIEDISLCSALFRPGPQQNIKSFIARRDKKEKIDYVDIKCKDILESTYGIIVYQEQVISLVQRIANFSASEADIFRRIISKKQGDELEGFKIKFYNQAKENGYTTKELDEIFNYIYTFANYGFNHSHSIAYSLIGYWLSYLKYYYPVEFMAILMTSFDGNHEKTRTYVKECDRLNIKVLPPNINNSLKTFRLSKNSIMFGFGSIKGIGDEKAKKIIEARENTENKKFESYTDAYRVLQDYKINQTIIDLLIYAGAFDIFGVSRRELILKLQEGDSQAAYWDVPESTKHSTVDINKISLEETRDKMVDILGIYFADPNEKETIEPTKTEDPLVSKYNCISFKNVDDSVTQFTTLATIKSIRKTKTKTDKTMYFVSFIDFENNTFDAACFISALFDDDTEYKGKRVVVDIKSGSKGRQIVSIKEWL, translated from the coding sequence ATGAAAGATAATTTTATTGTCCCAAATTTAAACACATATTCTTCTTATTCTTTACTATCTTCAACGGTTAATTTTCAAAACATAATAGATTTTGATATTAAAAATAACATCGAATATGCATCAATTACAGATATTAATTTGTATGGTGCTTTTGAATTTTATAAACTAACTAAAAAAAACAACTTAAAACCTATAATAGGTCTTGATGTTTCTTATAAAAATTTTAATTTCTTAGTATATGCAAAGAATTTTGATGGATTTAAGAATCTTATCAAAATTTCTTCTTTTATTCTTACTGAAAAAGAATTCGATATTGAAACTCTTTTAGATGAGAATGTTTTTTTAGTTAATAAAGTCAATTCAAACTTTGCTACTAAAAAAACTAAAGTTTATTCACAAGATCAATCACTTGATAATAGAATTGCAATAAACGAAGTAAGATTAAATGATAAAAATGACTTAAAAACACTTAAAGTAATTGGTGCTGTAAAAGATAATAAAACAATTGATGATATTGATTTAAATGAGGTATCTAACCAAACGCTTCATTTTTTAAAACCAAGTGACTTTATAAAAAAATATGACAGTGTTGCTATTGCTAATTTAACTTCAGAAATTGAATCAATAAATTTAATTATTGATACTAAACATGATAATTTAATAGAATTTAAAAATAGTTTTAATCTTTCATCTAAAGCTTATATGAATAAACTTTGTGAAGATGGTTTAAATGAAAAAATTCTTGCAGGTTTTATAAATCAAAATCAAAAAGATATTTATGTTAAAAGAATGAATTATGAATTGGAAATAATTGATAGAATGGGTTTCAATGATTATTTCCTTGTTATTCAAGATTTTATTAAAGAAGCAAGAAACAAAAGAATACTTGTTGGACCAGGAAGAGGATCAGCTGCTGGTTCTTTGGTTGCTTATCTTTTAGGAATAACTTCAATTGATTCGATTAAATATGATTTGGTTTTTGAAAGATTTTTAAATCCTGGAAGATTGAGTATGCCAGATATAGACATTGATATAATGGATACTAGACGTCAAGAAATAATAGAATACATTTTTGAAAAATATGGTTATGATCATGTTGCACACATTTCTACTTTCCAAAGACTAAAAGCAAAAATGGCTATTAGGGATGTGGGGAGAGTTTTGAAAATCCCATTACCAACAATAAATAAAATATCAAAAGAATTTCCAAATGATTTAGAAGAAAACTTTTTGGATTATGTTGATTCAAATCAAACTTTAAAACTTGAAAAAAACAACAATCCACTTTTATTTGAAATAGCAAATAAAATTATTGGGTTCCCAAGACAAATTGGTATACATGCAGCAGGTATTGTTTTATCAAAAAATAAATTAGTTGAAACCATTCCTATTCAATTGGGAGTTAACAAAGAAATAGTAACTCAATACTCTATGGAATATTTAGAAGAACTTGGTTTAATAAAAATGGACTTATTGGGTTTAACTAACCTTACAACAATAAGTAATATTTTAACTCTTATTAATATGAGATATAAATTAGAAATTGATTTATACAAAATTAATTTAGATGACCAAAAGGTATTTAATGATATTTCTTTAGGAAACACATTAGGTATTTTTCAATTGGAATCACCAGGTATGAGATCTTTAATAAAACAAATGAAACCAAAATGTATAGAAGACATATCATTGTGTTCTGCGCTTTTTAGACCTGGTCCACAACAAAACATAAAATCATTCATTGCTAGAAGAGATAAAAAAGAAAAAATTGACTATGTGGATATTAAGTGTAAAGATATATTAGAAAGTACATATGGAATAATTGTTTATCAAGAACAAGTTATTTCATTAGTTCAAAGAATAGCAAATTTTTCTGCTAGTGAAGCTGATATATTTAGAAGAATTATTTCAAAAAAACAAGGTGATGAACTTGAAGGTTTCAAAATAAAATTTTATAACCAAGCAAAAGAAAATGGTTACACAACCAAAGAATTAGATGAAATATTTAATTATATTTATACTTTTGCAAACTATGGTTTTAATCACTCCCACTCAATTGCTTACTCATTAATTGGTTACTGATTGTCATATTTAAAATACTATTATCCTGTAGAATTTATGGCTATTTTAATGACATCATTTGATGGTAATCATGAAAAAACAAGAACATATGTTAAAGAATGTGATAGGTTAAATATCAAAGTTTTACCTCCTAACATTAATAACTCTTTAAAAACTTTCAGACTATCAAAAAATTCAATTATGTTTGGATTTGGTTCAATTAAGGGTATTGGAGATGAAAAAGCTAAGAAAATAATAGAAGCAAGAGAAAATACAGAAAATAAAAAATTTGAATCATACACTGATGCATATAGAGTATTACAAGATTATAAAATTAACCAAACAATAATTGATCTTTTAATATATGCTGGAGCTTTTGATATTTTTGGTGTTTCTAGAAGAGAATTAATTTTAAAACTTCAAGAAGGTGATAGTCAAGCAGCTTATTGAGATGTTCCTGAATCAACAAAACATAGCACAGTAGATATTAATAAAATAAGTTTGGAAGAAACAAGAGATAAAATGGTTGATATACTTGGTATTTATTTTGCTGATCCAAATGAAAAAGAAACAATAGAACCAACAAAAACAGAAGACCCTTTAGTTTCAAAATACAACTGCATTTCATTTAAAAATGTTGATGACTCTGTAACTCAATTTACAACATTAGCAACAATTAAATCAATTAGAAAAACTAAAACTAAAACAGATAAAACTATGTATTTTGTAAGTTTTATAGATTTTGAAAATAACACTTTTGATGCAGCTTGTTTTATATCAGCTCTTTTTGATGATGATACTGAATATAAAGGAAAACGTGTTGTTGTGGATATTAAAAGTGGTTCAAAGGGAAGACAAATAGTTTCTATAAAGGAATGGTTATAA
- a CDS encoding 5'-3' exonuclease, whose amino-acid sequence MKKALIIDGNSLMFRAYYGTINQVDFFIKNNVFPTNAIKTMMLIIYKILETNKYDYAVIAFDHKEKNFRKEEFEEYKANRAKTPDLLIKQIPIIQDIMPYFGFNVFCVPGIEADDIVGSSAKLLSESGINCDVYTSDKDILQLVNKNVNVIHFKKGISETITYTNENFENLNDGLKPSQIPDYKGIAGDSSDNLPGIKGIGHKTAIDLLKRFGTLEKIIENLDFIESKSIKSKISENKDIGIKCKKLATILLDYFDNKPLSDLEMKNKNQQKLKEIIEKYNFSGFSKYM is encoded by the coding sequence ATGAAAAAAGCACTAATAATAGATGGTAATTCTTTAATGTTTAGAGCATATTATGGAACAATAAACCAAGTAGATTTTTTTATTAAAAATAATGTTTTTCCAACAAATGCTATTAAGACAATGATGTTAATTATATATAAAATATTAGAAACTAATAAATATGATTATGCTGTTATTGCATTTGATCACAAGGAAAAAAATTTTAGAAAAGAAGAATTTGAAGAGTATAAAGCAAACAGAGCAAAAACTCCAGATCTTTTAATTAAACAAATTCCAATTATTCAAGACATAATGCCATATTTTGGGTTCAATGTTTTTTGTGTTCCAGGTATTGAGGCTGATGATATAGTAGGTTCAAGTGCAAAGTTATTATCAGAATCTGGTATAAACTGTGATGTTTATACATCTGATAAAGATATTCTTCAATTAGTAAACAAAAATGTAAATGTTATTCATTTTAAAAAAGGTATAAGTGAAACTATAACTTATACAAACGAGAATTTTGAAAATTTAAATGATGGTCTTAAACCATCTCAAATTCCAGATTACAAAGGAATAGCTGGTGATTCATCTGATAATTTACCTGGTATTAAAGGAATTGGACATAAAACAGCAATTGACCTTTTAAAAAGATTTGGAACATTAGAAAAAATTATTGAAAATTTAGATTTTATTGAATCTAAGTCAATAAAATCTAAAATATCAGAAAATAAAGATATTGGTATTAAGTGTAAAAAACTTGCAACTATTCTATTAGATTATTTTGATAACAAACCATTATCTGATTTAGAAATGAAAAATAAGAACCAACAAAAACTTAAAGAAATTATAGAAAAATATAATTTCTCAGGATTTAGTAAATATATGTAA
- a CDS encoding Fpg/Nei family DNA glycosylase codes for MPELPEVQSMIDSLIEQNCTNHTIIDVWTQMPKLFKNATFDKF; via the coding sequence ATGCCAGAACTACCAGAAGTGCAAAGTATGATTGATAGCCTTATTGAACAAAATTGTACTAATCATACTATTATTGATGTTTGAACACAAATGCCAAAACTTTTTAAAAATGCAACATTTGATAAATTTTAA
- the mutM gene encoding DNA-formamidopyrimidine glycosylase, translating into MNEKISTISRVGKYLIFHLTNDKVFVVHLRMEGKLFYEPNDYPINQRHTLVRIVFDNKHELRYEDTRRFGTFTMYFENDYLESKELKKLALDPLNKNFNSEYLKKNIGKSNRAIKTLLLDQTNVSGIGNIYADEILFASKINPNLPGNKVTKKQFDEIALHANRILNLAVENKGTTISTYFYKKEKKGEFQNFLKVHTKKGYPCPNCKTTIEKTKVNGRGTYYCPKCQKLKKIDQN; encoded by the coding sequence TTAAATGAAAAAATATCAACAATTTCAAGAGTTGGGAAATATTTAATTTTTCATTTAACTAATGATAAAGTATTTGTTGTCCATTTAAGAATGGAAGGGAAATTGTTTTATGAACCTAATGATTATCCCATTAACCAAAGACATACTCTTGTAAGAATTGTTTTTGATAATAAACATGAATTGAGATATGAAGACACAAGAAGATTTGGTACATTTACAATGTATTTTGAAAATGATTATTTAGAATCAAAAGAACTAAAAAAATTAGCATTAGATCCACTAAATAAAAATTTTAATTCAGAATATTTAAAAAAGAATATTGGTAAGTCAAATAGAGCAATTAAAACTTTATTACTTGATCAAACAAATGTTTCTGGAATTGGTAATATTTATGCTGATGAAATTCTTTTTGCATCAAAAATAAATCCTAATTTACCAGGTAACAAAGTTACAAAAAAACAATTTGATGAAATAGCATTACATGCTAACAGAATTTTAAATCTTGCTGTCGAAAATAAAGGTACTACAATTTCTACATATTTTTATAAAAAAGAAAAAAAGGGAGAGTTCCAAAACTTTTTAAAAGTTCACACTAAAAAAGGATATCCATGTCCCAACTGTAAAACAACTATTGAGAAAACAAAAGTGAATGGTAGAGGAACATATTATTGTCCAAAATGTCAAAAACTAAAAAAGATAGATCAAAACTAA
- the coaE gene encoding dephospho-CoA kinase (Dephospho-CoA kinase (CoaE) performs the final step in coenzyme A biosynthesis.), giving the protein MSKTKKDRSKLICVTGLVNKGKSTAMKIISSYGYDVFIMDEYIHKIYKKNDIGYNAIKTNFGSDYVNEQAVDRDKLRELILNDIKYREKLNSIMFPIMLDKLAKLKKESKGLVFVELGIYIYNPKYFKSIFDFIIGINRDDEITENNPFQKIKNVIKFSTKDVENSKNIDNTKTILVDFIVDNNSSLKDFENKIKKILEYLDK; this is encoded by the coding sequence ATGTCAAAAACTAAAAAAGATAGATCAAAACTAATATGTGTTACAGGTCTTGTAAATAAAGGCAAATCAACTGCAATGAAAATCATATCTTCTTATGGATATGATGTTTTTATTATGGATGAGTATATACATAAAATATATAAAAAAAATGATATAGGTTATAATGCAATCAAAACAAACTTTGGTAGTGATTATGTGAATGAACAAGCAGTTGATAGAGATAAACTAAGGGAATTAATATTAAATGATATTAAGTATAGAGAAAAACTAAATTCCATTATGTTTCCAATTATGTTAGATAAACTAGCAAAATTAAAAAAAGAAAGTAAAGGTTTAGTTTTTGTAGAACTTGGAATTTATATTTATAATCCAAAATATTTTAAAAGTATTTTTGATTTTATTATTGGTATTAATAGAGATGATGAAATAACTGAAAATAATCCTTTTCAAAAAATAAAAAATGTTATTAAGTTTTCCACAAAAGATGTGGAAAACTCAAAAAACATTGATAATACTAAAACAATTTTAGTTGATTTTATCGTGGATAATAACAGCTCTTTAAAAGATTTTGAGAATAAAATTAAAAAAATATTGGAATATCTTGATAAATAA